A part of Escherichia marmotae genomic DNA contains:
- the rpsK gene encoding 30S ribosomal protein S11, translated as MAKAPIRARKRVRKQVSDGVAHIHASFNNTIVTITDRQGNALGWATAGGSGFRGSRKSTPFAAQVAAERCADAVKEYGIKNLEVMVKGPGPGRESTIRALNAAGFRITNITDVTPIPHNGCRPPKKRRV; from the coding sequence ATGGCAAAGGCACCAATTCGTGCACGTAAACGTGTAAGAAAACAAGTCTCTGACGGCGTGGCTCATATCCATGCTTCTTTCAACAACACCATCGTGACTATCACTGATCGTCAGGGTAACGCGTTGGGTTGGGCAACTGCCGGTGGTTCCGGTTTCCGTGGTTCTCGCAAATCCACTCCGTTTGCAGCTCAGGTTGCAGCAGAGCGTTGCGCTGACGCCGTGAAAGAATACGGCATCAAGAATCTGGAAGTTATGGTTAAAGGTCCGGGTCCAGGCCGCGAATCTACTATTCGTGCTCTGAACGCCGCAGGTTTCCGCATCACTAACATTACTGATGTGACTCCGATCCCTCATAACGGTTGTCGTCCGCCGAAAAAACGTCGCGTATAA
- the rpsM gene encoding 30S ribosomal protein S13, which yields MARIAGINIPDHKHAVIALTSIYGVGKTRSKAILAAAGIAEDVKISELSEGQIDTLRDEVAKFVVEGDLRREISMSIKRLMDLGCYRGLRHRRGLPVRGQRTKTNARTRKGPRKPIKK from the coding sequence GTGGCCCGTATAGCAGGCATTAACATTCCTGATCATAAGCATGCCGTAATCGCATTAACTTCGATTTATGGCGTCGGCAAGACCCGTTCCAAAGCCATCCTGGCTGCAGCGGGTATCGCTGAAGATGTTAAGATCAGTGAGCTGTCTGAAGGACAAATCGACACGCTGCGTGACGAAGTTGCCAAATTTGTCGTTGAAGGTGATCTGCGCCGTGAAATCAGCATGAGCATCAAGCGCCTGATGGATCTTGGTTGCTATCGCGGTTTGCGTCATCGTCGTGGTCTCCCGGTTCGCGGTCAGCGTACCAAGACCAACGCACGTACCCGTAAGGGTCCGCGCAAACCGATCAAGAAATAA
- the rpmJ gene encoding 50S ribosomal protein L36 → MKVRASVKKLCRNCKIVKRDGVIRVICSAEPKHKQRQG, encoded by the coding sequence ATGAAAGTTCGTGCTTCCGTCAAGAAATTATGCCGTAACTGCAAAATCGTTAAGCGTGATGGTGTCATCCGTGTGATTTGCAGTGCCGAGCCGAAGCATAAACAGCGCCAAGGCTGA
- the secY gene encoding preprotein translocase subunit SecY codes for MAKQPGLDFQSAKGGLGELKRRLLFVIGALIVFRIGSFIPIPGIDAAVLAKLLEQQRGTIIEMFNMFSGGALSRASIFALGIMPYISASIIIQLLTVVHPTLAEIKKEGESGRRKISQYTRYGTLVLAIFQSIGIATGLPNMPGMQGLVMNPGFAFYFTAVVSLVTGTMFLMWLGEQITERGIGNGISIIIFAGIVAGLPPAIAHTIEQARQGDLHFLVLLLVAVLVFAVTFFVVFVERGQRRIVVNYAKRQQGRRVYAAQSTHLPLKVNMAGVIPAIFASSIILFPATIASWFGGGTGWNWLTTISLYLQPGQPLYVLLYASAIIFFCFFYTALVFNPRETADNLKKSGAFVPGIRPGEQTAKYIDKVMTRLTLVGALYITFICLIPEFMRDAMKVPFYFGGTSLLIVVVVIMDFMAQVQTLMMSSQYESALKKANLKGYGR; via the coding sequence ATGGCTAAACAACCGGGATTAGATTTTCAAAGTGCCAAAGGTGGCTTAGGCGAGCTGAAACGCAGACTGCTGTTTGTTATCGGTGCGCTGATTGTGTTCCGTATTGGCTCTTTCATTCCGATCCCTGGTATTGATGCCGCTGTACTTGCCAAACTGCTTGAGCAACAGCGAGGCACCATCATTGAAATGTTCAACATGTTCTCTGGTGGTGCTCTCAGCCGTGCTTCTATCTTTGCTCTGGGTATTATGCCGTACATTTCGGCATCAATTATTATCCAGTTGCTGACGGTGGTCCATCCAACGCTGGCAGAAATTAAGAAAGAAGGGGAGTCTGGTCGTCGTAAGATCAGCCAGTACACCCGCTACGGTACTCTGGTGCTGGCAATATTTCAGTCGATCGGTATTGCTACCGGTCTTCCGAATATGCCTGGTATGCAAGGCCTGGTTATGAATCCGGGCTTTGCATTCTACTTCACCGCTGTTGTAAGTCTGGTCACAGGAACAATGTTCCTGATGTGGTTGGGTGAACAGATTACTGAACGTGGTATCGGCAACGGTATCTCAATCATTATCTTCGCCGGTATTGTCGCGGGACTCCCGCCAGCCATTGCCCATACTATCGAGCAAGCGCGTCAAGGCGACCTGCACTTCCTCGTGTTGCTGTTGGTTGCAGTATTAGTATTTGCAGTGACGTTCTTTGTTGTATTTGTTGAGCGTGGCCAACGCCGCATTGTGGTAAACTACGCGAAACGTCAGCAGGGTCGTCGTGTCTATGCTGCACAGAGCACACATTTACCGCTGAAAGTGAATATGGCGGGGGTAATCCCGGCAATCTTCGCTTCCAGTATTATTCTGTTCCCGGCAACCATTGCGTCATGGTTCGGGGGCGGTACTGGTTGGAACTGGCTGACAACAATTTCGCTGTATTTGCAGCCTGGGCAACCGCTTTATGTGTTACTCTATGCGTCTGCAATCATCTTCTTCTGTTTCTTCTACACGGCGTTGGTTTTCAACCCGCGTGAAACAGCAGATAACCTGAAGAAGTCCGGTGCATTTGTACCAGGAATTCGTCCGGGAGAGCAAACGGCGAAGTATATCGATAAAGTAATGACCCGCCTGACCTTGGTTGGTGCGCTGTACATTACCTTTATCTGCCTGATCCCGGAGTTCATGCGTGATGCAATGAAAGTACCGTTCTACTTCGGTGGAACCTCACTGCTTATCGTTGTTGTCGTGATTATGGACTTTATGGCTCAAGTGCAAACTCTGATGATGTCCAGTCAGTATGAGTCTGCATTGAAGAAGGCGAACCTGAAAGGCTACGGCCGTTAA
- the rplO gene encoding 50S ribosomal protein L15 yields MRLNTLSPAEGSKKAGKRLGRGIGSGLGKTGGRGHKGQKSRSGGGVRRGFEGGQMPLYRRLPKFGFTSRKAAITAEVRLSDLAKVEGGVVDLNTLKAANIIGIQIEFAKVILAGEVTTPVTVRGLRVTKGARAAIEAAGGKIEE; encoded by the coding sequence ATGCGTTTAAATACTCTGTCTCCGGCCGAAGGCTCCAAAAAGGCGGGTAAACGTCTGGGTCGTGGTATCGGTTCTGGCCTCGGTAAAACCGGTGGTCGTGGTCACAAAGGTCAGAAGTCTCGTTCTGGCGGTGGCGTACGTCGCGGTTTTGAGGGTGGTCAGATGCCTCTGTACCGTCGTCTGCCGAAATTCGGCTTCACTTCTCGTAAAGCAGCGATTACAGCCGAAGTTCGTCTGTCTGACCTGGCTAAAGTAGAAGGCGGTGTTGTAGACCTGAATACGCTGAAAGCGGCTAACATTATCGGTATCCAGATCGAGTTCGCGAAAGTGATCCTTGCTGGTGAAGTTACAACTCCGGTAACTGTTCGTGGCCTGCGTGTTACTAAAGGCGCTCGTGCTGCTATCGAAGCTGCTGGCGGTAAAATCGAGGAATAA
- the rpmD gene encoding 50S ribosomal protein L30: MAKTIKITQTRSAIGRLPKHKATLLGLGLRRIGHTVEREDTPAIRGMINAVSFMVKVEE; the protein is encoded by the coding sequence ATGGCAAAGACTATTAAAATTACTCAAACCCGCAGTGCAATCGGTCGTCTGCCGAAACACAAGGCAACGCTGCTTGGCCTGGGTCTGCGTCGTATTGGTCACACCGTAGAGCGCGAGGATACTCCTGCTATTCGCGGTATGATCAACGCGGTTTCCTTCATGGTTAAAGTTGAGGAGTAA
- the rpsE gene encoding 30S ribosomal protein S5, translated as MAHIEKQAGELQEKLIAVNRVSKTVKGGRIFSFTALTVVGDGNGRVGFGYGKAREVPAAIQKAMEKARRNMINVALNNGTLQHPVKGVHTGSRVFMQPASEGTGIIAGGAMRAVLEVAGVHNVLAKAYGSTNPINVVRATIDGLENMSSPEMVAAKRGKSVEEILGK; from the coding sequence ATGGCTCACATCGAAAAACAAGCTGGCGAACTGCAGGAAAAGCTGATCGCGGTAAACCGCGTATCTAAAACCGTTAAAGGTGGTCGTATTTTCTCCTTCACAGCTCTGACTGTAGTAGGCGATGGTAACGGTCGCGTTGGTTTTGGTTACGGTAAAGCGCGTGAAGTTCCAGCAGCGATCCAGAAAGCGATGGAAAAAGCCCGTCGCAATATGATTAACGTCGCGCTGAATAACGGCACTCTGCAGCACCCTGTTAAAGGTGTTCATACGGGTTCTCGCGTATTCATGCAGCCGGCTTCCGAAGGTACTGGTATCATTGCCGGTGGTGCAATGCGTGCCGTTCTGGAAGTCGCTGGAGTTCATAACGTTCTGGCTAAAGCATATGGTTCTACCAACCCGATCAACGTGGTTCGTGCAACTATTGATGGCCTGGAAAATATGAGTTCTCCAGAAATGGTCGCTGCCAAGCGTGGTAAATCCGTTGAAGAAATTCTGGGGAAATAA
- the rplR gene encoding 50S ribosomal protein L18: protein MDKKSARIRRATRARRKLQELGATRLVVHRTPRHIYAQVIAPNGSEVLVAASTVEKAIAEQLKYTGNKDAAAAVGKAVAERALEKGIKDVSFDRSGFQYHGRVQALADAAREAGLQF from the coding sequence ATGGATAAGAAATCTGCTCGTATCCGTCGTGCGACCCGCGCACGCCGCAAGCTCCAGGAGCTGGGCGCAACTCGCCTGGTGGTACATCGTACCCCGCGTCACATTTACGCACAGGTAATTGCACCGAACGGTTCTGAAGTTCTGGTAGCTGCTTCTACTGTAGAAAAAGCTATCGCTGAACAACTGAAGTACACCGGTAACAAAGACGCGGCTGCAGCTGTGGGTAAAGCTGTCGCTGAACGCGCTCTGGAAAAAGGCATCAAAGATGTATCCTTTGACCGTTCCGGGTTCCAATATCATGGTCGTGTCCAGGCACTGGCAGATGCTGCCCGTGAAGCTGGCCTTCAGTTCTAA
- the rplF gene encoding 50S ribosomal protein L6 — protein MSRVAKAPVVVPAGVDVKINGQVITIKGKNGELTRTLNDAVEVKHADNTLTFGPRDGYADGWAQAGTARALLNSMVIGVTEGFTKKLQLVGVGYRAAVKGNVINLSLGFSHPVDHQLPAGITAECPTQTEIVLKGADKQVIGQVAADLRAYRRPEPYKGKGVRYADEVVRTKEAKKK, from the coding sequence ATGTCTCGTGTTGCTAAAGCACCGGTCGTTGTTCCTGCCGGCGTTGATGTAAAAATTAACGGTCAGGTTATTACGATCAAAGGTAAAAACGGCGAGCTGACTCGTACTCTCAACGATGCTGTTGAAGTTAAACATGCAGATAATACCCTGACCTTCGGTCCGCGTGATGGTTACGCAGACGGTTGGGCACAGGCTGGCACTGCGCGTGCCCTGCTGAACTCAATGGTTATCGGTGTTACCGAAGGCTTCACTAAGAAGCTGCAGCTGGTTGGTGTAGGTTATCGTGCAGCGGTTAAAGGCAATGTGATTAACCTGTCTCTGGGTTTCTCTCATCCTGTTGACCATCAGCTGCCTGCGGGTATCACTGCTGAATGTCCGACTCAGACTGAAATCGTGCTGAAAGGCGCTGATAAGCAGGTGATCGGCCAAGTTGCAGCGGATCTGCGCGCCTACCGTCGTCCTGAGCCTTATAAAGGCAAGGGTGTTCGTTACGCCGACGAAGTCGTGCGTACCAAAGAGGCTAAGAAGAAGTAA
- the rpsH gene encoding 30S ribosomal protein S8 encodes MSMQDPIADMLTRIRNGQAANKAAVTMPSSKLKVAIANVLKEEGFIEDFKVEGDTKPELELTLKYFQGKAVVESIQRVSRPGLRIYKRKDELPKVMAGLGIAVVSTSKGVMTDRAARQAGLGGEIICYVA; translated from the coding sequence ATGAGCATGCAAGATCCGATCGCGGATATGCTGACCCGTATCCGTAACGGTCAGGCCGCGAACAAAGCTGCGGTCACCATGCCTTCCTCCAAGCTGAAAGTGGCAATCGCCAACGTGCTGAAGGAAGAAGGTTTTATTGAAGATTTTAAAGTTGAAGGCGACACCAAGCCTGAACTGGAACTGACTCTTAAGTATTTCCAGGGCAAAGCTGTTGTAGAAAGCATTCAGCGTGTCAGCCGCCCAGGTCTGCGCATCTATAAACGTAAAGATGAGCTGCCGAAAGTTATGGCGGGTCTGGGTATCGCAGTTGTTTCTACCTCTAAAGGTGTTATGACTGATCGTGCAGCGCGCCAGGCTGGTCTTGGTGGCGAAATTATCTGCTACGTAGCCTAA
- the rpsN gene encoding 30S ribosomal protein S14, whose amino-acid sequence MAKQSMKAREVKRVALADKYFAKRAELKAIISDVNASDEDRWNAVLKLQTLPRDSSPSRQRNRCRQTGRPHGFLRKFGLSRIKVREAAMRGEIPGLKKASW is encoded by the coding sequence ATGGCTAAGCAATCAATGAAAGCACGCGAAGTAAAACGCGTAGCTTTAGCTGATAAATACTTCGCGAAACGCGCTGAACTGAAAGCGATCATCTCTGATGTGAACGCTTCCGACGAAGATCGTTGGAATGCTGTTCTCAAGCTGCAGACTCTGCCGCGTGATTCCAGCCCGTCTCGTCAGCGTAACCGCTGCCGTCAAACAGGTCGTCCGCATGGTTTCCTGCGGAAGTTCGGGTTGAGCCGTATTAAGGTCCGTGAAGCCGCTATGCGCGGTGAAATCCCGGGTCTGAAAAAGGCTAGCTGGTAA
- the rplE gene encoding 50S ribosomal protein L5, translating into MAKLHDYYKDEVVKKLMTEFNYNSVMQVPRVEKITLNMGVGEAIADKKLLDNAAADLAAISGQKPLITKARKSVAGFKIRQGYPIGCKVTLRGERMWEFFERLITIAVPRIRDFRGLSAKSFDGRGNYSMGVREQIIFPEIDYDKVDRVRGLDITITTTAKSDEEGRALLAAFDFPFRK; encoded by the coding sequence ATGGCGAAACTGCATGATTACTACAAAGACGAAGTAGTTAAAAAACTCATGACTGAGTTTAACTACAATTCTGTCATGCAAGTCCCTCGGGTCGAGAAGATCACCCTGAACATGGGTGTTGGTGAAGCGATCGCTGACAAAAAACTGCTGGATAACGCAGCAGCAGACCTGGCAGCAATCTCCGGTCAAAAACCGCTGATCACCAAAGCACGCAAATCTGTTGCAGGCTTCAAAATCCGTCAGGGCTATCCGATCGGCTGTAAAGTAACTCTGCGTGGCGAACGCATGTGGGAGTTCTTTGAGCGCCTGATCACTATTGCTGTACCGCGTATCCGTGACTTCCGTGGCTTGTCCGCTAAGTCTTTCGACGGTCGTGGTAACTACAGCATGGGTGTCCGTGAGCAGATCATCTTCCCAGAAATCGACTACGATAAAGTCGACCGCGTTCGTGGTTTGGATATTACCATTACCACTACTGCGAAATCTGACGAAGAAGGCCGTGCTCTGCTGGCTGCCTTTGACTTCCCGTTCCGCAAGTAA
- the rplX gene encoding 50S ribosomal protein L24 — protein MAAKIRRDDEVIVLTGKDKGKRGKVKNVLSSGKVIVEGINLVKKHQKPVPALNQPGGIVEKEAAIQVSNVAIFNAATGKADRVGFRFEDGKKVRFFKSNSETIK, from the coding sequence ATGGCAGCGAAGATCCGTCGTGATGACGAAGTTATCGTGTTAACCGGTAAAGATAAAGGTAAGCGCGGTAAAGTTAAGAATGTCCTGTCTTCCGGCAAGGTCATTGTTGAAGGTATCAACCTGGTTAAGAAACACCAGAAGCCAGTTCCGGCTCTGAACCAACCGGGTGGCATCGTTGAGAAAGAAGCCGCTATTCAGGTTTCCAACGTAGCAATCTTCAATGCGGCAACCGGCAAGGCTGACCGTGTAGGCTTTAGATTCGAAGACGGTAAAAAAGTCCGTTTCTTCAAGTCTAACAGCGAAACTATCAAGTAA